A stretch of Cytophagales bacterium DNA encodes these proteins:
- a CDS encoding FtsX-like permease family protein translates to MRQPPKWARKLLFWRVGNADAEDIIGDLDEVYYDQLEAGRSPLKAGLSYWNQVFHLIFSYGLEKRKSQAAFSPYYFTNHINMFKNYFKIAIRNFSKHKLFTIINIGGLALGMSICLLALTLSVAIYRSDDFHANKDRIYQLNTYLADKSKDKTYASTFHAVGEHLKENYPFVEEVVDMRSDFNVDIRHFGNDIPVRGYMAASGFFRLFDFRMIDGDPTTALEQPFSIVLTKDIAERLYRDEDPLGKTLEINQESFTVTGVVENPKQTHMAYEVLVSYSTYETMVANPENDWINFKNHYVYVMLREGVKKQELDHALMNIAEIATEFHPEKTVKIESMVLTGVVPRWNISNSIGIGWDQPSLIFFLTIGFLVLLPAIFNYTNLSIARALKRAKEIGIRKVVGAEKSQIKSQFVVETVVMALLALIGSFFIMLPLKREFLNMVWKSQVLDTDPEFYQITTYVFFAIVVGLLAGLFPAQYFSRLNPMQILKGEIKDGKNQVTGLKKGLFVFQFFLSLVFIIGVASLARQYRYVLNENHGFDSENVLVVPFKGLDEQIVLTELAKHPAVTGITATSGLPGVGIQQLVDVTSNDQDTIKVKQVYIEKDFVDLMDMKLAWGDHQLDASNQTEELVLVNERFLQAISVFNEQKDTLRFTLPDGTHCRIAGVLEDANFEPLSEAIQPLVFRNALEKVEYALIKVASEDIQRTLVGLELAWEAVDRESHFEATFLDAEIEDAYYFLQVQIKFFTVLSTLAITISCLGLLGMVTFSTENRTKEIAVRKIMGASNSSLYYLLTRDFIKLIGISALIAIPFSYFFYDMLFLYFVIQYGTGLGIVEVLLSVLFLMTVGFLSIYWQTSKVAKSNPATKLRYE, encoded by the coding sequence ATGAGACAGCCTCCAAAATGGGCCAGGAAACTGCTGTTTTGGCGGGTGGGAAATGCGGATGCCGAAGACATCATAGGTGATCTGGATGAGGTATACTATGATCAATTAGAAGCGGGAAGGTCACCGCTTAAAGCAGGATTGAGTTATTGGAATCAGGTGTTCCATCTGATTTTTTCTTACGGACTGGAGAAAAGAAAGTCACAGGCTGCATTTTCTCCTTATTACTTCACAAACCATATCAACATGTTTAAAAATTATTTCAAAATAGCCATACGAAATTTTTCCAAGCACAAACTTTTTACCATCATCAACATCGGAGGATTGGCACTCGGTATGAGTATCTGTTTATTGGCATTGACGCTTTCGGTTGCGATCTATCGATCCGATGATTTTCATGCCAATAAAGATCGGATTTATCAACTGAATACCTACCTGGCAGACAAATCCAAGGACAAGACCTATGCTTCTACCTTTCATGCGGTAGGGGAGCACCTCAAGGAAAATTATCCTTTTGTTGAGGAGGTGGTTGACATGCGCTCCGACTTCAATGTAGACATCAGACATTTCGGGAATGATATTCCGGTCAGAGGTTACATGGCTGCATCGGGATTCTTCCGTTTGTTCGATTTTCGGATGATCGATGGGGACCCGACTACAGCGCTGGAACAGCCTTTTAGTATTGTCCTTACCAAAGACATTGCCGAACGCCTGTATCGGGACGAAGACCCTCTCGGGAAAACGTTGGAAATTAATCAGGAATCATTCACGGTGACGGGAGTAGTAGAAAACCCAAAACAGACACATATGGCTTATGAAGTTTTGGTGTCTTATTCGACTTACGAAACCATGGTGGCAAATCCTGAGAATGACTGGATCAATTTCAAGAATCACTACGTCTATGTCATGTTGAGAGAAGGTGTGAAAAAGCAGGAATTGGATCATGCACTCATGAACATTGCTGAGATAGCAACAGAATTTCATCCGGAAAAAACCGTGAAAATTGAATCTATGGTTTTGACAGGGGTAGTCCCTCGATGGAACATCAGCAATTCGATTGGCATTGGCTGGGATCAGCCGTCATTGATTTTCTTCCTGACTATCGGTTTTCTGGTATTACTTCCTGCGATCTTTAACTACACCAATTTATCCATCGCTCGTGCCCTTAAACGCGCAAAAGAGATTGGTATACGCAAGGTGGTAGGTGCAGAAAAATCACAGATCAAGTCACAATTCGTGGTAGAAACGGTGGTGATGGCGCTCCTTGCGTTGATCGGTTCTTTCTTCATCATGTTGCCCTTAAAAAGGGAATTCCTAAACATGGTCTGGAAATCCCAGGTGCTGGATACTGATCCCGAATTCTACCAAATTACCACCTATGTCTTTTTTGCGATTGTTGTGGGGCTTTTAGCGGGACTGTTTCCGGCGCAGTATTTCTCACGACTTAACCCCATGCAAATATTGAAAGGTGAGATCAAGGATGGGAAAAATCAGGTAACCGGATTGAAAAAAGGCCTGTTTGTTTTTCAGTTCTTTTTGTCATTGGTGTTCATCATTGGCGTGGCCAGTCTCGCACGGCAGTACCGATATGTCCTCAACGAAAATCATGGATTTGATTCAGAAAACGTTTTGGTTGTGCCATTTAAAGGATTGGACGAGCAAATAGTGTTAACCGAACTAGCAAAACATCCTGCGGTAACAGGGATCACGGCGACTTCAGGATTACCCGGTGTGGGTATTCAGCAACTCGTTGATGTGACTTCAAATGATCAGGACACCATTAAAGTGAAGCAAGTGTATATTGAAAAGGATTTTGTGGATCTCATGGATATGAAACTTGCCTGGGGTGACCATCAATTGGATGCCTCGAACCAGACCGAAGAATTGGTGTTGGTGAATGAGCGCTTTTTACAAGCCATATCGGTATTCAATGAGCAAAAAGACACCCTGCGCTTCACATTGCCCGATGGAACGCACTGTAGAATAGCGGGCGTACTGGAAGATGCAAACTTTGAACCCTTGAGCGAGGCCATTCAGCCTTTGGTGTTCAGGAATGCTTTAGAAAAGGTGGAGTATGCATTGATCAAAGTAGCCTCTGAGGATATTCAACGGACGCTTGTAGGACTTGAGCTGGCCTGGGAAGCAGTGGATCGCGAAAGTCATTTTGAGGCCACATTCCTGGATGCCGAAATTGAGGATGCTTATTACTTTCTACAAGTACAGATCAAATTTTTCACCGTTCTAAGCACCCTGGCGATTACCATTTCGTGTTTAGGGTTACTGGGCATGGTCACTTTCTCGACGGAAAACCGAACCAAAGAAATTGCAGTACGAAAGATCATGGGAGCATCCAATTCTAGTTTGTACTATCTGTTGACCAGAGATTTTATCAAATTGATTGGGATATCTGCACTCATTGCCATTCCCTTTAGCTACTTCTTTTACGACATGCTTTTCCTATATTTCGTTATTCAATACGGTACGGGACTAGGAATCGTGGAGGTCTTACTCAGTGTCCTGTTTCTGATGACTGTAGGCTTCTTGTCCATCTACTGGCAAACGTCGAAAGTGGCCAAATCTAATCCGGCGACTAAGTTGAGGTACGAGTAA
- a CDS encoding helix-turn-helix transcriptional regulator has product MKGFIGEFEELVLLTIANLASEAYGVSILNDISERASRKLSIGALHSTLTRLEEKGYITSHLGEPSQKRGGRRKRYFQLTDSAKVELTNMKSLRDQLWAGANLNLSAK; this is encoded by the coding sequence ATGAAGGGATTCATAGGTGAATTTGAAGAGCTGGTCCTGTTGACCATCGCCAATTTGGCCTCCGAGGCTTATGGTGTTTCTATCCTGAATGACATTTCGGAGCGGGCCAGTCGAAAGTTGAGTATTGGTGCACTACACTCGACTTTGACCCGGCTCGAAGAAAAGGGTTACATCACTTCTCATTTGGGTGAACCCAGCCAAAAACGAGGAGGCCGCAGAAAACGATATTTCCAATTGACCGATAGTGCGAAAGTAGAGTTGACGAACATGAAATCGCTACGAGATCAATTGTGGGCGGGAGCCAACCTTAATCTGTCAGCCAAATGA
- a CDS encoding FtsX-like permease family protein produces MLKTYFNSILRNLWKNRISSFINILGLTLGLSSIMFLFVQEMYEGSFDVDQPKANQIYRVNVTQNYPNRVNRNGNTQSMLIKAMRNEFPELENVFQVIGPNDALIGIEPGTQSEKVFEERFNMFYADSVFLKYFDYDFIAGNPRTAMDSRNAIVLSSKQVEKYYPDYVGREIELLGVEMGIFDSLRVYISGVVENPPSNSNLPFELLVSSEIYYQLNEWDRDNWGNISAGLTFAVLPIGMDPNTIDQRFPGLVKKYRSEEDAAITSYSLLNLKKLHTSEGWGFSGNYTSPKSMSIGFIAVGLFIMLSACINFINLQTAQAINRSKEVGIRKVMGGTRRQLIVQFLIETFILTFISFILALWITELALDGWNGLLSIVRMNVQLTGASIIFGIGLIFVVSLVAGIYPAYRLSSFEPSESLRSGFSLLNEKKNGLGLRQILVITQFVITQVLIIGTIVIARQMNYFINKDLGFQKENIITVTTYKPSSQEVDRLVQGLEAMPEVSSFSLSSGPPMDAGRYSTSFREVGHEDKGDMRVRNKFVDHRFLENFDIELVAGRNFRSDEYNDSIDAFIVNEALIKRLEVNSPEEAIGKQIKCYGVQARIVGVTKDFHIDKLDQIIEPMVMFPWRNQVNNANLAVHPDQLVAVLPKLRALWLEVFPTRSFEFDTVDDHMMDAYLVENIMLKSIRIFAFIAILIGCLGLYGLVSFMSNRKVKEIGIRKVLGASYGQILYIFSRRFFILTFIAFVFAAPLAYMGMEFWLSNYAYRIPLGWQVFSLAFLITFVLTSITVSYISMRTALTNPADTLQFE; encoded by the coding sequence ATGCTGAAGACTTACTTCAATTCCATTCTCAGAAATCTTTGGAAAAACCGAATTTCTTCTTTCATCAATATCCTTGGACTGACCCTTGGACTGAGCAGTATCATGTTTTTGTTCGTGCAGGAAATGTACGAAGGGAGTTTTGATGTCGATCAACCGAAGGCCAATCAAATTTATCGGGTGAATGTGACCCAGAATTACCCCAACCGCGTAAACCGTAATGGAAACACCCAATCGATGCTAATCAAGGCTATGCGCAACGAGTTTCCGGAACTCGAAAATGTCTTTCAGGTAATCGGGCCAAACGACGCCTTGATTGGAATTGAGCCTGGAACACAATCAGAAAAAGTATTTGAGGAGAGATTCAACATGTTTTATGCGGACAGTGTCTTCCTCAAGTATTTTGATTATGATTTCATCGCAGGCAATCCCCGCACTGCAATGGATAGCAGAAATGCCATTGTGCTTTCTTCAAAGCAGGTAGAGAAATATTATCCGGATTATGTAGGTCGAGAAATTGAATTATTGGGTGTTGAGATGGGCATTTTTGATTCACTGCGGGTATACATTTCCGGAGTAGTTGAAAATCCACCAAGTAATAGCAATCTCCCGTTTGAATTGTTAGTCTCTTCAGAAATCTACTATCAGCTCAATGAATGGGATCGGGACAATTGGGGCAACATCTCTGCAGGACTAACATTTGCAGTATTGCCAATTGGAATGGATCCGAACACAATCGACCAGCGCTTCCCGGGTTTAGTCAAGAAGTACCGCTCAGAAGAAGATGCGGCAATCACATCCTACAGCTTGCTGAACCTGAAAAAACTGCATACCTCCGAAGGATGGGGATTTTCCGGAAACTATACCTCCCCTAAGTCCATGTCAATCGGATTCATCGCAGTAGGGCTATTCATCATGCTATCCGCGTGTATCAACTTTATCAATTTGCAAACGGCACAAGCCATCAATAGGTCCAAAGAGGTGGGCATCCGAAAAGTAATGGGTGGCACCCGTCGGCAATTGATCGTTCAATTCCTAATCGAGACCTTCATTCTCACTTTCATTTCATTCATCCTGGCCTTGTGGATCACAGAATTGGCACTGGATGGCTGGAATGGATTACTGTCCATTGTACGAATGAATGTCCAATTAACAGGAGCGTCTATCATTTTCGGGATCGGATTGATCTTTGTTGTCAGTCTGGTCGCTGGCATTTATCCTGCCTATCGCTTATCCTCATTTGAGCCATCAGAATCCCTGAGAAGTGGATTTTCATTGCTCAACGAAAAGAAAAACGGTCTGGGGTTACGTCAAATTTTGGTAATCACACAATTCGTCATCACACAAGTATTGATCATAGGTACCATCGTTATCGCGCGACAGATGAATTACTTCATCAACAAGGATCTCGGATTTCAAAAAGAAAACATCATTACTGTTACAACTTATAAGCCTTCTAGCCAGGAAGTCGACCGACTTGTTCAAGGGCTCGAGGCAATGCCAGAAGTTTCAAGTTTTTCATTGTCATCGGGTCCACCAATGGATGCAGGTCGATATTCGACTTCTTTCAGAGAAGTTGGACATGAAGACAAAGGTGACATGAGAGTCAGAAACAAATTCGTGGATCATCGATTTCTGGAAAACTTCGATATTGAATTGGTCGCTGGCCGAAATTTTCGATCAGATGAGTACAATGACAGTATCGACGCATTCATTGTAAACGAAGCATTAATTAAGCGACTGGAAGTCAATAGCCCTGAAGAAGCTATAGGAAAGCAGATCAAATGTTATGGGGTACAAGCCCGCATTGTTGGTGTGACCAAAGATTTCCACATTGATAAACTGGATCAGATCATCGAACCGATGGTCATGTTCCCCTGGAGAAATCAGGTTAACAATGCTAACCTTGCCGTTCATCCTGATCAGTTGGTCGCTGTTCTCCCAAAGTTGCGGGCGCTTTGGTTAGAGGTATTTCCAACCCGATCCTTCGAATTTGATACAGTCGATGATCATATGATGGACGCTTATCTCGTAGAAAATATCATGCTGAAGAGCATCAGGATCTTTGCCTTCATCGCTATCCTTATTGGCTGTCTGGGATTATATGGACTGGTTTCCTTTATGTCCAATCGTAAAGTAAAAGAAATAGGCATTAGAAAAGTGTTGGGAGCCTCATACGGTCAGATTCTCTATATTTTCTCGCGACGATTTTTTATCCTCACCTTCATTGCCTTTGTTTTTGCTGCTCCATTGGCTTACATGGGAATGGAATTCTGGTTGAGTAATTATGCCTATAGAATCCCATTAGGCTGGCAGGTTTTTTCCCTTGCCTTTCTAATTACCTTTGTTCTGACCAGTATAACTGTATCTTATATCTCCATGAGAACCGCGTTGACCAATCCGGCAGATACGTTGCAATTTGAGTAA
- a CDS encoding sigma-54 dependent transcriptional regulator, producing MEILAVDDDPILLHTLQMVLEDDFGEILTATDPNRIEDILSQNAIEVILLDLNFSRGDEDGKEGLAWIKRTKEKYPLISIVVLTAHGFLELAVDALKIGANDFLEKPFSNEKLVATVQAAKNLAQSQMALNEANETKQQLAQQMNQVGAVVLGKSPAMQVLHQTIQKAAQTDASILVLGEHGTGKEMVARMIHQHSARIHQPLIQVDLSATTASLFESVLFGHVKGAFTDAAEDKMGMMETANGGTLLLDEVGDLPLHLQAKLLSALQNRTVTKVGDHRPRPVDIRVISTTHLPLTDLSDPNRFRQDLLYRINTIAIEIPPLRHRPEDIKPLALHFLETYNLKYQKRAVLEKQQLNAFKEYEWPGNVRELQNTIEKMVIMGEAIDPVSAAARLVQQEDNLYELEKEKIREILHRHSGNISRAAGELGIGRNTLYRKMKKYDL from the coding sequence GTGGAAATACTTGCTGTTGATGATGACCCAATTTTGCTCCATACCTTACAAATGGTGTTGGAGGATGATTTTGGTGAAATATTGACGGCCACAGATCCTAACCGCATTGAAGACATCCTTTCTCAAAATGCCATTGAGGTGATTTTGCTTGATCTGAATTTTTCCAGGGGAGATGAAGATGGGAAAGAAGGGCTGGCCTGGATCAAGCGTACCAAAGAAAAATATCCATTGATCTCTATTGTTGTTTTGACGGCTCATGGATTTTTAGAGTTGGCGGTAGATGCACTCAAAATAGGAGCCAATGATTTTCTTGAAAAGCCGTTTTCAAATGAGAAGTTGGTGGCCACAGTACAAGCTGCGAAAAACCTCGCCCAGTCTCAAATGGCGTTGAATGAGGCCAATGAAACCAAGCAGCAACTCGCACAACAAATGAATCAGGTCGGGGCGGTAGTGCTTGGAAAATCTCCTGCAATGCAAGTTTTGCATCAGACCATTCAGAAAGCTGCTCAAACGGACGCCTCCATTTTGGTGTTGGGTGAACATGGAACAGGAAAGGAGATGGTGGCCCGGATGATCCATCAGCATTCGGCTAGAATTCATCAGCCATTGATCCAGGTTGATCTAAGTGCTACGACAGCATCACTCTTTGAATCCGTGCTATTCGGTCATGTGAAAGGAGCTTTCACCGATGCGGCAGAGGATAAAATGGGCATGATGGAAACGGCGAACGGGGGTACCTTGCTGTTGGACGAAGTGGGGGACCTGCCTTTGCATCTGCAAGCCAAGTTATTGAGTGCATTACAGAACAGGACTGTGACCAAAGTTGGGGATCATCGTCCACGTCCGGTGGATATACGGGTAATCAGTACCACACATTTGCCCTTGACTGACCTTTCTGATCCTAACCGCTTTCGCCAGGATCTGCTCTATCGCATCAATACGATCGCAATAGAGATTCCTCCTCTACGTCACAGGCCCGAGGACATCAAACCATTGGCGCTTCACTTCTTAGAAACATATAATCTCAAGTATCAGAAGCGTGCGGTACTGGAGAAACAACAATTGAATGCGTTTAAGGAATACGAATGGCCTGGAAACGTGAGAGAACTACAAAATACCATTGAAAAAATGGTGATCATGGGGGAAGCAATTGATCCGGTATCAGCTGCTGCTCGCCTGGTTCAACAGGAGGATAATCTATATGAACTGGAGAAGGAAAAAATCAGGGAGATCCTTCATCGACACAGTGGCAATATTTCTCGGGCTGCGGGTGAGCTTGGGATTGGTCGGAATACACTTTATCGTAAAATGAAGAAGTATGATCTTTAG
- a CDS encoding CHAT domain-containing tetratricopeptide repeat protein, with protein MIDSFAFQAEEHDDITKAKELQITGDFAASNETLNKVLASNLTPYQQILAYRLAGRNLVGLGLMDSVKYVMEQNIERGLKATDKASKYELAMSYRLLRFYYQRQGDYTSVRDCLNKALKIFENDTSNAIILRKTYYDMGAAYSRDFMPDEALPWLRKSLEILTNSDDPEVENDRRACLLQLAAVYSDKREMDRAITQFKLVLDLIKGKEKILVRDYMVACGNLGISYDELGELDSALVYYKKAYDNLDNMENSSFNAIVPRFRAKLQSDIGVVYRKKRDQKEALRYLNRGLNLGVDFFGEIHPLVGEFRYQLGYAEMEFGLFDDAEKTLLKVIDVYKTVEGGVGYRTTQGYNELGRLFGKKGMINESLVYYDSGLISNPQVILDGKKLYGSVTGVLRSFEGKLEIFDQIDSDSLKLSILTDIRRELIHQANYSIINNHDQAIIDEIQHIFQMMIAAYFEIDERMDTNHAEVIWELSEANKARRLNARIKHEEALSSKIPVEIQEEETAIREQITQVMNEPEGPQKDSLMIAVNFKYDSLILVLEKEYAAYYLWKYQQDIPDFEDIREQVLEENQQLISYFLSPDYIFILGLNAQEVDVQRVSRTEAFDENFDTFRRAINNPSSFETLEENFNAFTESGYFLYQQLVEPLDPGNESIVIIPDDKLFLLPFEILMKSPAKEAVSNYKDLAFLLKDHTISYSTSGTTLFNFKNNTLPAEVNQVLTMAPSFALDSDQDQLRSGLKDLKWSTDEIQSVAAYFNTHAFVAEQATEQAFLEEAQNYEILHIASHGILDDSESGSSKIAFALNQEDSLSDGYLHDYELMRVRLDAELAVLSACNTGYGKVAKAEGVINLARGFFISGCQSVVMTLWLANDHSTARLMDNFYDGLANGLRKDQALRSAKLQFLESADRVQAHPFYWAAFVASGNMRAIPEKPGSGFMYMTLLLGLIPFSLFLYRRYKGSNT; from the coding sequence TTGATTGATTCGTTCGCTTTTCAAGCGGAGGAGCATGACGATATTACAAAGGCAAAGGAATTGCAAATTACCGGGGATTTTGCAGCTTCTAATGAAACCTTGAATAAGGTACTAGCCTCGAATCTCACCCCATATCAACAGATACTGGCCTATCGCCTGGCAGGTCGAAATCTAGTTGGTCTTGGGCTCATGGATTCTGTGAAATATGTGATGGAGCAAAACATCGAGCGCGGGCTCAAAGCGACTGATAAAGCATCAAAATATGAACTGGCGATGAGCTATCGTTTGCTTAGGTTCTATTACCAAAGGCAGGGAGATTATACATCTGTGCGCGATTGCCTGAATAAGGCGCTGAAAATATTCGAGAACGATACAAGTAATGCAATCATCCTGAGAAAAACGTACTACGATATGGGAGCAGCCTATTCTCGAGATTTTATGCCAGATGAGGCGCTCCCCTGGTTAAGAAAATCACTGGAGATTTTGACGAATAGTGATGATCCAGAAGTGGAGAATGACCGTAGAGCTTGTCTGTTGCAGCTGGCGGCAGTTTATTCGGACAAAAGAGAGATGGACCGAGCGATCACCCAGTTCAAGTTGGTGCTTGATTTGATCAAAGGCAAAGAAAAAATACTCGTTCGTGATTACATGGTGGCTTGTGGGAACCTCGGTATTTCCTACGATGAATTAGGAGAGCTGGACAGTGCTTTGGTGTACTACAAGAAAGCCTATGACAACCTGGACAATATGGAAAATAGTTCTTTCAATGCGATTGTTCCCAGATTCAGGGCCAAACTCCAAAGCGACATTGGAGTTGTTTATCGCAAAAAGCGCGATCAAAAGGAAGCGCTGCGGTATTTGAATAGAGGGCTAAACTTAGGTGTTGATTTCTTTGGTGAAATACATCCTTTGGTTGGGGAATTCAGATACCAATTAGGTTACGCGGAGATGGAGTTTGGGCTATTTGATGATGCGGAAAAGACCTTATTAAAGGTGATTGATGTGTATAAAACCGTAGAAGGGGGAGTTGGCTACCGGACGACACAAGGTTATAATGAGCTAGGGCGATTGTTCGGTAAAAAAGGAATGATAAATGAGTCACTTGTCTATTACGATAGTGGCCTGATCAGTAATCCTCAAGTGATACTTGATGGAAAAAAACTTTATGGTTCAGTAACCGGTGTGCTTCGATCTTTCGAAGGCAAACTTGAAATTTTTGACCAGATTGATTCTGACTCTTTGAAACTATCAATTTTGACAGATATCAGAAGAGAATTGATCCATCAGGCGAATTACAGTATCATCAATAATCATGATCAAGCCATTATTGATGAAATACAACACATATTTCAAATGATGATCGCCGCTTATTTCGAAATCGATGAAAGAATGGACACCAATCACGCAGAGGTAATATGGGAGCTTTCGGAAGCTAATAAGGCCAGGAGACTCAATGCCAGGATCAAGCATGAAGAGGCCCTGTCAAGTAAAATACCTGTGGAAATTCAGGAGGAGGAAACCGCCATAAGGGAGCAAATTACACAAGTGATGAATGAGCCCGAGGGGCCGCAAAAGGACTCTTTGATGATTGCTGTGAATTTCAAATACGATAGCTTAATTCTAGTATTGGAAAAGGAATATGCAGCATACTATCTATGGAAATACCAACAGGATATACCCGACTTTGAAGACATACGAGAACAAGTGCTGGAAGAGAATCAACAATTGATTTCTTACTTCCTAAGTCCTGATTATATATTCATCCTGGGTCTAAATGCACAAGAGGTGGATGTTCAACGGGTATCGCGTACAGAAGCATTCGATGAAAACTTTGATACTTTTCGAAGGGCGATTAATAACCCTTCATCCTTTGAAACCTTAGAAGAGAACTTTAACGCTTTTACGGAAAGCGGTTACTTTTTGTATCAACAATTAGTCGAACCGCTGGACCCTGGAAATGAATCAATTGTGATCATTCCTGATGATAAGTTGTTCCTGTTGCCATTTGAAATTCTCATGAAGTCTCCGGCGAAAGAGGCTGTGTCGAACTATAAGGATCTGGCCTTTCTTCTCAAAGATCATACGATCAGTTATTCGACTTCAGGTACAACACTTTTCAATTTTAAGAATAACACCTTGCCTGCTGAGGTGAATCAGGTGCTGACCATGGCACCCTCTTTTGCGTTAGACAGTGATCAAGACCAACTTCGATCGGGGCTTAAAGATCTGAAATGGAGCACCGATGAAATACAATCAGTCGCTGCTTACTTCAATACCCATGCTTTTGTTGCAGAGCAGGCTACAGAACAAGCTTTCCTCGAAGAAGCACAGAACTATGAAATTCTGCACATTGCTTCACATGGTATCCTGGATGATTCGGAATCAGGCTCATCAAAAATTGCGTTCGCTTTGAATCAGGAAGATAGCTTGAGTGATGGGTATTTACATGATTATGAATTGATGCGTGTGCGTCTTGATGCCGAATTAGCGGTGTTGAGTGCCTGCAACACCGGATATGGAAAAGTAGCGAAAGCGGAAGGTGTTATCAATCTTGCCCGGGGATTCTTTATCTCAGGATGTCAATCAGTCGTGATGACCTTATGGTTGGCCAATGATCATTCTACCGCAAGACTCATGGATAACTTTTACGACGGTTTGGCTAATGGGTTGAGAAAAGACCAGGCACTAAGGTCAGCGAAGTTGCAGTTTTTAGAGTCTGCTGATCGTGTGCAAGCTCACCCTTTTTATTGGGCTGCATTTGTGGCTTCAGGGAATATGCGTGCCATTCCTGAAAAGCCAGGATCAGGGTTCATGTACATGACTTTATTGTTAGGACTGATTCCATTTTCGCTGTTTTTATACCGGCGATACAAAGGAAGCAACACATGA
- a CDS encoding sensor histidine kinase, producing MIFSRGFFQILWRVLLLAVFAWLMSYSLVKTEFVVTPAIFGLFCLISITELYWFLRRQERNWYRFLLSIEHQDFTRSYQQFHESKQLRDAYELITRSFEQVKRQQESDHLLLKTVLTHIPIGLACYDAKGESVFANELFLNLIGRKLAPKARQLKTFIPGIRDEVWKEEAPPAELIEQLWQKRVLIKTESFKLLGHSYKLFSFMDISHTLDSNELESYQKLMRVMTHEIMNSTAPILSLIQVVNKKLVAEHGLNELEPKTQLNIGKSLLAIEDRTQGMLEFVEGYRKINKSITPQLAEVPSSELLDGLAPVAMGVEITLTDRLNTTLLIDKTLMMQVLINLITNAKEAVSEVEEGSIKLSIYPVADKVHMDVSDNGPGVKPEHLHQIFIPFYTTKETGSGIGLALSRKIVKAHGGSIGYERVGGMESRFRIIL from the coding sequence ATGATCTTTAGCAGAGGCTTCTTTCAGATCTTGTGGCGGGTCTTGTTGCTGGCTGTTTTCGCCTGGTTAATGAGTTACAGTCTCGTGAAAACTGAATTTGTGGTAACCCCTGCGATTTTTGGCCTTTTCTGTTTGATTTCAATTACCGAGTTGTATTGGTTCCTGCGCAGACAGGAGCGGAACTGGTACCGGTTTTTGCTCTCCATTGAACATCAGGACTTTACCCGAAGCTATCAGCAGTTTCATGAGAGCAAGCAACTAAGAGATGCATATGAGTTGATCACGCGTTCTTTCGAACAAGTGAAACGTCAACAGGAATCTGATCATTTGCTACTAAAAACGGTGTTGACTCATATTCCTATCGGACTCGCTTGCTATGATGCAAAAGGAGAATCGGTTTTTGCCAATGAACTATTCCTCAATTTGATCGGCCGAAAATTGGCGCCCAAAGCCCGTCAGCTAAAAACATTCATTCCGGGGATAAGAGATGAGGTTTGGAAAGAGGAAGCACCACCTGCGGAACTGATTGAGCAATTGTGGCAAAAGCGGGTGTTGATCAAGACCGAAAGCTTCAAATTGCTGGGACATTCTTATAAGCTATTTTCCTTCATGGACATTAGTCATACCCTGGACTCCAACGAATTGGAGAGTTACCAAAAGCTCATGCGGGTCATGACTCATGAGATCATGAACTCTACTGCACCGATTTTGTCGCTGATACAAGTAGTCAACAAGAAGCTGGTAGCCGAACATGGCTTGAATGAGCTGGAGCCGAAAACACAATTGAATATTGGGAAAAGCTTGTTGGCCATCGAGGATCGGACACAAGGGATGCTTGAATTTGTGGAAGGTTACCGAAAGATCAACAAATCCATCACTCCTCAATTGGCAGAAGTGCCTTCCTCCGAATTGTTGGATGGTTTAGCTCCGGTTGCCATGGGGGTGGAAATTACGCTGACAGATCGCTTGAACACTACGCTATTGATCGATAAAACCCTGATGATGCAGGTATTGATCAACCTGATCACCAATGCCAAGGAAGCTGTATCGGAGGTGGAAGAAGGCTCTATTAAGCTCAGTATTTACCCTGTCGCAGATAAAGTCCACATGGATGTGTCGGATAATGGGCCTGGTGTAAAGCCAGAGCACTTGCATCAGATTTTCATACCTTTTTACACCACGAAAGAAACGGGTTCGGGGATTGGTTTGGCACTCAGTCGCAAAATTGTAAAAGCACATGGTGGGAGTATTGGTTACGAAAGGGTGGGGGGGATGGAGAGTAGATTTAGGATTATCCTGTAG